The Cellvibrio polysaccharolyticus genomic interval CGTAGCCTCACCTATCAATTGAATGGCCTTGAAATAGCCGCCAATATCTACACACCCGCAAATTTTAACCCCGACAAAAAATATCCCGCAGTCGTGGTGGCTCATCCCAATGGCGGCGTAAAGGAACAGGTCGCTGGCCTTTATGCACAGCAACTGGCACAGCAGGGTTACATCACCATCACCGCTGATGCTGCTTACCAGGGGGCAAGTGGCGGCCAGCCCCGCAACGTGGATAAACCGGCTAACCGTATCGAAGACATTCACGGAATGGCTGACTTTATTACACAATATGCAGCGGTTGATGTTGATCGTTTGGGTTTATTGGGAATTTGCGGTGGAGGCGGTTATTCATTGTCAGCCGCGCAAACCGATAAACGGTTTAAGGCCGTTGCGACCTTAAGTCTGTTTAACTCAGGCCAGGTTCGTCGTAACGGTTTTATGGACTCCCAACTCGATACTATTCAAACACGTTTACAACAAGCCACCGAGGCCCGCGCTCAGGAAGCTGCAGGCGGTGAGAGCCTCTATGCCGGCGATGCCAATATGACCGATCAGCAAATTGCTGCACTGCCGTTTGAAATGTATCGTCAAGGTTATGAGTATTATTGGAGAACGCATGCCCATCCAAATTCAACTTTTAAATATACGATGAGCAGCCTGCTTGATCTGATGCGTTGGGATGCGAGAGATCAAATCGAATTGATTAACCAACCTTTATTGATGATTGCCGGTAGCAAGGCAGACAGCCTTTATATGACAGAAGATGCCTTTGCCA includes:
- a CDS encoding alpha/beta hydrolase, with amino-acid sequence MKTTFLKRYPSAPALKTVAAPLLVFIAITFCCGKAFADTGKPANPFGLVYQGAITENRTDQVNIRSLTYQLNGLEIAANIYTPANFNPDKKYPAVVVAHPNGGVKEQVAGLYAQQLAQQGYITITADAAYQGASGGQPRNVDKPANRIEDIHGMADFITQYAAVDVDRLGLLGICGGGGYSLSAAQTDKRFKAVATLSLFNSGQVRRNGFMDSQLDTIQTRLQQATEARAQEAAGGESLYAGDANMTDQQIAALPFEMYRQGYEYYWRTHAHPNSTFKYTMSSLLDLMRWDARDQIELINQPLLMIAGSKADSLYMTEDAFAKATGTKDKQLFKIPNASHIETYWKPEYVKQAMDKLATFYDQHVK